In one Bacillota bacterium genomic region, the following are encoded:
- a CDS encoding rubredoxin, protein MKKYLCSVCGYVYDEKAGCPEQGIAPGTKWEDVPDDFVCPECGASKDMFELEQ, encoded by the coding sequence GAAAAAGTATCTGTGCTCTGTCTGCGGTTATGTTTATGATGAGAAAGCCGGTTGTCCTGAACAGGGAATCGCCCCGGGAACTAAGTGGGAAGACGTCCCCGATGATTTTGTCTGCCCTGAATGCGGCGCCTCAAAAGATATGTTTGAACTTGAACAGTAA